The genomic stretch CCAGTTCCACTAGAGATGTCACGTTGAAGACACCACGAGACAGGCCATCGTTTTTCAGCCGGTTGTTTCGTAGACGTAAATAACAGAGTCTGTTAAACCCTTGAAGGCTGTCCTCAGCTATGCCTGTAAGAGCATTGTGTGAGAGGTATAGCTGCTGAACAGCTGGAGGCAGATGCTTGGGGAAAGTGTCCAGGAGATTCTGACTGAGGTCCAAAAGATTTAGATGTGAAAGGCCTGGTGATGGACAtgacaaacagacacaacactTTGGTTcctgtgtttacattttataactATGACAGTTACAATTTACTTTTTCCACTTctcaaaaaaagttttttttggaAGTGAAATTGGATTTTATAAGGATTCAGTAACTATTAGAAACTATTTGGCTTAGATTATAAAAAAGGGAAGAGGGCAAGTTACAAATCAGTACAATGAAAACTGTACAGCACCTTAATTTTAGGCCATACCTTTGAAGTCAGTTTCTCCAATAGTTTTCAGATGATTTCCTTGAAGCAGAAGCACTGTTAGATTCTCTAAGTTTTCGAATGCTCCAGGGCCAATTTTCTCAATTTGATTGTAAGCCAGTCTTAACTGCTTGAGTCCACCAGGCAGCCCTGCTGGCACCTCGGTCAAGTTGTTATGATTCATGAAGAGGTTCACTAATTGGGTCAGATTGAGCAGTGACCTACCGTCCAGTCTCTCACTGAGAAGCTGGTTTTGGTCCAGAATGAGCCAGCGCAAATTAGTGGTGTTGGTAAAGGCTAAAGAGCTAAAGCCATTGATCGTGTTACCCTGCAGGAAAAGGTATTTTGTTCTGGAGGGAAGACTTTCAGGAAACTGCTCCAGGCCTTTGTGGTCACAGTACAAAGCCGTGGGCCACTGAATTGCACAGTCGCATTTTGCAGAACAGTTCTGGTTGCTCACCATCCATGACCAACTGGAGGCCATGCGATTCCTGAGGGTGAAAAGTGTGGGCTCCCCTAAAAATCGCTCAATCTGCAGAGGCAAGCCACCATAATCATTGTCTACAGTAATGGCCTGTTTTTGCCCACACACAGAAAGTATTACTAGAAGCAGCCTGATGTCCATGGGTCGGCCTGaataagataaacaaaaacagtatGTAATGACACACTGTGCTCCTGATATGGCTATTATTACAGGGTGCACAGGGTGCACAGGATGCACCTTTAGAAACATGCAAACCATGGGAAGCATAGTTTTATTAAATAGCAGCTTGCACATAGGCCATTTGGAAAATAATATTAGTTGTGgcttgtttatttctgtagctCATCAGCTTTTTCCAGTGTAATACAGACAGATATTGCCTTAATTCTTTTCTGATGTCTTAAAAATCAATTATGTACCATTTTGCATGCATTCCTTAACTttaattagttttgttttgcatAGTTTAATCTAACCCTGAATGACTGAAAActgctcttctttttcttctaacactgcatcatttttttccatttcagacaTGTGAGAAGCAGCCAAAGCATGATAAACATCATAATTTTGTTCACATGTAGCAAGAATGTGCATACCTTTC from Tachysurus fulvidraco isolate hzauxx_2018 chromosome 2, HZAU_PFXX_2.0, whole genome shotgun sequence encodes the following:
- the zgc:113307 gene encoding lumican, with the translated sequence MDIRLLLVILSVCGQKQAITVDNDYGGLPLQIERFLGEPTLFTLRNRMASSWSWMVSNQNCSAKCDCAIQWPTALYCDHKGLEQFPESLPSRTKYLFLQGNTINGFSSLAFTNTTNLRWLILDQNQLLSERLDGRSLLNLTQLVNLFMNHNNLTEVPAGLPGGLKQLRLAYNQIEKIGPGAFENLENLTVLLLQGNHLKTIGETDFKGLSHLNLLDLSQNLLDTFPKHLPPAVQQLYLSHNALTGIAEDSLQGFNRLCYLRLRNNRLKNDGLSRGVFNVTSLVELDLSFNQLTEIPVVPTTLQYLYLEVNQIGEFNISSLCRTVDITSYSHIKILRLEGNEIKYHQLPPDWVYCLRILQNIYI